CTCGAAAAAAAGTTTTCCATTTGGTTTTAAATAGTTTTTTGCCAGCTTCACAATAGCTTTATAAAACAGTAACGGATCTGCATCCGAAACATATAAAGCTCTTTCGGGTTCGTATTTTAAAACGTTTTCCTGCATCTGTTTTTTTTCCAACTCGCGTACATACGGCGGATTGGAAACTATTACGTCGTATTGCTTCGGAAGAGCTTCGGTCGTTAAAATATCTCTTTGAAAAAAATCTATCGTCACTTTATTTCTTTCGGCATTTTTACGTGCCACTATTAATGCTTCTTCGGAAATATCTAAAGCAGAAACCTGCGAATCTAACAGGTTTTTAGCAAGCGAAATTGCAATACAACCTGTGCCGGTACCAATGTCTAAATACATTTTTGCGCCTCTTTTTAACATAGAAGCTTCGTTCAATATCCAAGCTACCAATTCCTCGGTTTCGGGACGTGGAATTAAGGTGTGGCGGTTAACGATAAAGGGCAGTCCGAAAAATTCGGTCTCGCCAACAATGTACTGAATAGGTTCATGATTCTTTAGTCGAAGTATCGCCTGTTGAAATTTTTCTACAGCATTTTCTGAAATTTTCCTTTGCGGATTTAAAGCAATCTCCAATCGGGAGAGCTTGAGGTATTCTTCGGAAAGTATATTGAAAAACGACAATACTTCTTCCGCAGGATATAATTCTGAAATTGAATTTTTAAAATGATTTTTTAGCTCTGTAATTTTCAAATTATATTGGTCATTAGTACCTCGACGGCGCTCAGTGTAAATTTAAGTATTGCTTATTTCCAATTACAATGTTTTAATCATATGCACGGGGCACGAGTAATGGCCCGTGTCTCCCAATGCACCTTCAATATAGCTAAACCCAGCTTGTTTGTAAAGTTTTTGGGCGTGCGACATATATTCCATTGTTTCAAGGTAAATTTTTTCATACCCAAATTCGCGTGCTTTTGCCAAACAAAACTCCATCATTTGCGCGCCAAGACCCTTACCGCGGGCAACGGGCAAGAAATACATTTTTTGGAGTTCACAAAAGTTTCCCTCATAATTGTCTAATTTGGCTATGCCTGCACCGCCAATTATTGTATTGTTTTCTTCAATTACAAAGTATGCCGCTTTCGGTTTTTGGTAGGTTTCAAACATACAATCCAACGCTTCATCGGCATACGCAGTACCCACTTTTGGAACATTAAAATCTATTAAAACACTGCGTATAACCTTGGCAATTTGCAGATTGTCCTGCTTTTCAATAAGGCGAATAATTGGTGTGTTCATTCTAATTAAATCCTTGTATTTTTACGCGGTGAAGATACACGAAAAATATATGACGCGCTGTATTCAGCTAGCCAAAAATGGGCTTGGCACCACCTATCCCAA
This region of Aequorivita marisscotiae genomic DNA includes:
- a CDS encoding GNAT family N-acetyltransferase, which encodes MNTPIIRLIEKQDNLQIAKVIRSVLIDFNVPKVGTAYADEALDCMFETYQKPKAAYFVIEENNTIIGGAGIAKLDNYEGNFCELQKMYFLPVARGKGLGAQMMEFCLAKAREFGYEKIYLETMEYMSHAQKLYKQAGFSYIEGALGDTGHYSCPVHMIKTL
- the prmC gene encoding peptide chain release factor N(5)-glutamine methyltransferase → MKITELKNHFKNSISELYPAEEVLSFFNILSEEYLKLSRLEIALNPQRKISENAVEKFQQAILRLKNHEPIQYIVGETEFFGLPFIVNRHTLIPRPETEELVAWILNEASMLKRGAKMYLDIGTGTGCIAISLAKNLLDSQVSALDISEEALIVARKNAERNKVTIDFFQRDILTTEALPKQYDVIVSNPPYVRELEKKQMQENVLKYEPERALYVSDADPLLFYKAIVKLAKNYLKPNGKLFFEINEYLSEELSELLLTEGAKNIKVKKDIFGKDRMIKCVF